A single region of the Nicotiana sylvestris chromosome 6, ASM39365v2, whole genome shotgun sequence genome encodes:
- the LOC104211166 gene encoding carbamoyl phosphate synthase arginine-specific large chain, chloroplastic-like has translation MKMGYCENAAYRLISSSSSSVLPPSKIYSSRTHLFPLFPHSAKSSVYKSSSFLHLQSRPSVLGHTHLRKRVNFSIVNEQSPNNDSVVQKQKLGKRTDIKKILILGAGPIVIGQACEFDYSGTQACKALREEGYEVILINSNPATIMTDPDMADRTYIEPMTPELVEQVLEKERPDALLPTMGGQTALNLAVALAESGVLDKYGVELIGAKLGAIKKAEDRDLFKQAMKNIGIKTPPSGIGNTLEECIEIAGEIGEFPLIIRPAFTLGGTGGGIAYNREEFEAICKSGLAASLTSQVLVEKSLLGWKEYELEVMRDLADNVVIICSIENIDPMGVHTGDSITVAPAQTLTDKEYQRLRDYSIAIIREIGVECGGSNVQFAVNPVDGEVMVIEMNPRVSRSSALASKATGFPIAKMAAKLSVGYSLDQIPNDITKKTPASFEPSIDYVVTKIPRFAFEKFPGSEAILTTQMKSVGESMAVGRTFQESFQKAVRSLESGYSGWGCTQVKELDWDWDKLKYSLRVPNPDRIHAVYAAMKRGMKVDDIFELSYIDKWFLTQLRELVNVEQFLLARSLSDLTKDDFYEVKKRGFSDRQIAFATKSSEEEVRSRRLSLGVKPAYKRVDTCAAEFEADTPYMYSSYDHECESAPTGRKKVLILGGGPNRIGQGIEFDYCCCHTSFALQDAGYETIMMNSNPETVSTDYDTSDRLYFEPLTVEDVLNIIDLEGPDGIIVQFGGQTPLKLALPIQNYLDERRPKTRSGAGFVRIWGTSPDSIDAAEDRERFNAILNELQIVQPKGGIAKSEKDAVAIATEVGYPVVVRPSYVLGGRAMEIVYNNDKLVTYLENAVKVDPERPVLIDKYLTDAVEIDIDALADLHGNVVIGGIMEHIEQAGVHSGDSACMLPTQTISDSCLETIRSWTTKLAKRLNVCGLMNCQYAISASGEVFLLEANPRASRTVPFVSKAIGHPLAKYASLVMSGKSLHDLNFTKEVIPRHVSVKEAVLPFEKFQGCDVLLGPEMRSTGEVMGIHYESSIAFAKAQIAAGQKMPLSGTLFLSLNELTKPQLTTIARAFLGIGFQIIATSGTARVLELEGMPVERVLKMHEGRPHPADLIANGQIQLMVITSSGDALDQIDGRKLRRMALAYKIPVITTIAGALATADAIKSLKCNKIKMTALQDYFDVKKVEAELKNLQCASSVSTS, from the exons ATGAAGATGGGTTATTGTGAAAATGCTGCATATAGGCTCAtctcttcatcttcttcctctgttCTTCCTCCTTCCAAAATATATTCATCAAGAACCCACCTTTTCCCACTATTTCCCCACTCTGCCAAATCCTCAGTTTACAAAAGCTCCTCTTTTCTGCACCTCCAGTCTCGGCCATCCGTTTTGGGTCACACCCATTTGCGCAAAAGGGTGAATTTTTCGATTGTCAATGAGCAAAGCCCCAATAATGATTCTGTTGTTCAAAAGCAGAAATTGGGTAAAAGAACAGATATAAAGAAGATTTTGATACTGGGCGCAGGGCCAATAGTGATAGGACAAGCTTGTGAGTTTGATTATTCAGGTACTCAAGCTTGTAAAGCTCTTAGGGAAGAAGGGTATGAGGTTATACTGATTAATTCGAACCCTGCAACGATTATGACCGACCCCGACATGGCGGACAGGACTTATATTGAGCCAATGACACCAGAACTTGTAGAGCAAGTCTTAGAGAAAGAGAGGCCTGATGCATTGTTGCCTACAATGGGTGGCCAAACTGCTCTTAATTTGGCTGTAGCGTTGGCGGAGAGTGGGGTGCTTGATAAGTATGGAGTCGAGTTGATTGGGGCGAAGCTTGGTGCCATAAAGAAAGCGGAGGATAGGGATTTGTTTAAGCAGGCAATGAAGAATATTGGGATAAAGACTCCACCTTCAGGCATTGGCAATACTTTGGAGGAATGTATCGAGATAGCCGGTGAAATCGGGGAGTTTCCATTGATTATAAGGCCAGCTTTCACATTAGGTGGCACTGGTGGTGGAATTGCTTATAACAGGGAGGAATTCGAGGCGATATGTAAGTCGGGGTTAGCAGCTAGTTTGACATCACAAGTTTTGGTTGAGAAGTCTTTGTTAGGTTGGAAAGAATACGAGCTTGAGGTTATGAGAGATTTGGCCGACAATGTGGTTATCATTTGTTCAATTGAGAATATTGATCCTATGGGAGTTCATACGGGAGACTCCATCACTGTGGCTCCTGCTCAGACTTTGACAGATAAAGAGTACCAACGACTTAGGGATTATTCGATTGCCATCATCAGGGAAATCGGGGTTGAGTGTGGTGGTTCTAATGTACAGTTTGCTGTAAATCCAGTTGATGGGGAAGTCATGGTAATTGAAATGAATCCTAGAGTTTCGAGGTCTTCAGCTTTAGCCTCAAAAGCTACTGGCTTTCCAATAGCTAAGATGGCTGCTAAGCTATCAGTTGGATACTCCCTGGATCAGATTCCTAACGATATCACAAAGAAGACTCCAGCTAGTTTTGAGCCATCCATAGATTATGTTGTTACAAAG ATACCCAGATTTGCATTTGAGAAATTCCCTGGATCTGAGGCCATACTGACAACTCAGATGAAGTCTGTTGGTGAGTCCATGGCAGTAGGTCGCACATTCCAAGAATCCTTCCAAAAAGCAGTGCGGTCTCTAGAATCTGGTTATTCTGGATGGGGCTGTACCCAGGTTAAGGAATTGGACTGGGATTGGGACAAATTGAAGTATAGTCTTCGGGTTCCTAATCCTGATCGCATCCATGCGGTATATGCTGCAATGAAGAGGGGGATGAAGGTAGATGACATCTTTGAGCTCAGTTACATAGACAAATGGTTCCTCACTCAGCTAAGGGAGCTTGTAAATGTGGAGCAATTCCTTCTGGCTCGCAGTTTGTCGGACTTAACAAAGGATGACTTCTATGAAGTGAAAAAGAGAGGGTTTAGTGACAGACAGATAGCTTTTGCGACAAAGTCCAGTGAGGAGGAGGTTCGGTCAAGACGTTTGTCTTTGGGTGTGAAACCAGCATATAAACGAGTTGATACGTGTGCTGCAGAATTTGAGGCTGATACGCCTTATATGTATTCATCTTATGACCATGAGTGTGAATCAGCTCCTACCGGTAGGAAGAAAGTGTTGATTTTAGGTGGTGGACCAAACCGAATTGGACAGGGTATTGAGTTTGATTATTGTTGCTGTCATACATCCTTTGCCCTTCAG GACGCAGGCTATGAAACAATTATGATGAATTCCAATCCTGAGACAGTTTCTACAGATTACGACACAAGTGATCGTCTCTACTTCGAGCCTCTGACAGTCGAGGATGTTCTTAATATCATCGACTTGGAAGGACCTGATGGTATCATTGTGCAATTTGGAGGTCAAACCCCATTGAAACTCGCTCTTCCAATTCAGAATTACTTGGATGAGCGAAGGCCTAAGACCAGAAGTGGAGCTGGCTTTGTTCGCATTTGGGGTACATCACCTGATTCCATTGATGCAGCTGAAGATAGGGAGAGGTTCAACGCCATCCTGAATGAACTACAGATTGTGCAGCCAAAAGGGGGTATCGCAAAGAGCGAAAAGGATGCCGTTGCCATCGCGACAGAAGTGGGATATCCTGTTGTCGTCCGGCCCTCTTATGTCTTAGGTGGCCGGGCAATGGAGATAGTTTACAACAATGACAAATTAGTGACATACCTTGAAAATGCTGTTAAGGTAGATCCGGAGCGCCCTGTCCTGATTGACAAGTATTTAACTGATGCTGTAGAGATTGATATTGATGCACTTGCTGATTTGCATGGTAATGTGGTCATCGGTGGAATAATGGAGCACATTGAGCAGGCTGGGGTTCATTCAGGTGACTCAGCTTGCATGCTTCCTACACAAACAATTTCTGATTCATGCTTGGAAACTATTAGGTCGTGGACTACGAAATTAGCAAAGAGGCTAAATGTGTGTGGCCTCATGAATTGTCAATATGCCATCAGTGCTTCTGGTGAGGTGTTCTTGCTTGAGGCTAACCCCCGTGCATCACGGACGGTTCCTTTTGTTTCCAAGGCGATTGGGCACCCGTTGGCTAAATACGCTTCTCTAGTTATGTCAGGTAAATCACTACATGACCTAAACTTCACCAAGGAGGTTATCCCAAGACATGTATCAGTTAAAGAAGCTGTTCTTCCATTTGAGAAATTCCAAGGATGCGATGTGCTTCTTGGTCCTGAGATGCGCAGCACTGGTGAGGTAATGGGTATTCACTATGAGTCATCAATTGCATTTGCCAAGGCACAAATTGCTGCCGGACAGAAAATGCCACTTTCGGGCACTCTATTCCTAAGTTTAAATGAATTGACAAAACCTCAACTTACCACAATTGCTCGAGCCTTTTTGGGGATTGGATTTCAAATCATTGCAACTTCTGGAACTGCACGTGTACTTGAATTAGAAGGCATGCCAGTGGAACGAGTGCTTAAAATGCATGAAGGGCGGCCACATCCTGCAGATCTCATTGCCAATGGGCAGATTCAGTTGATGGTGATCACAAGTTCAGGGGACGCACTTGATCAGATTGATGGCCGGAAGCTGAGAAGGATGGCTCTCGCGTACAagatacctgtaataacaacaattgCAGGGGCTTTGGCCACCGCTGATGCAATAAAAAGCTTGAAATGCAACAAGATTAAGATGACAGCTCTTCAGGATTACTTTGATGTCAAGAAGGTAGAAGCTGAGCTAAAAAACTTGCAGTGTGCGTCATCTGTTTCTACTAGTTGA